GCAAAGATCTTACTTGAAAATAAAACTAATTAGGCATAAAATATTTTAACGTTCATTTTGTGAACATGTTTTTTATTATTTACATGAAAATAAAGCGAATAATAAATGTTGAAAAAAATAAAGGATATAAATATATGACAAAAAAAATAATAAAAAAATCTATAGAAAAAAATAGATATCCCTATGAATTTTTGCTGATGTACGCAATTTACTTTGGAGGAAGTGCCGCCTTCTCACCATATATTCCTTTGTATTTGAAAGAGATTGGCCTTACTCAGGTTCTTATTGGGATATTGTTTGCCATAGGTCCGCTGGTAGCCATGCTAAGCCAGCCGGTCTGGGGGATTGTTGGAGACAGGTCAAAATCAAAGAACAGGGTTCTCTTAATTTTATTGGCAGGAGCTGCAGTTTCAATAATCATTTTTCCAGTTTCAACCGCAGTATGGTATGTGTTTTTTGCATATATTATGTTTACTTTTTTTAATTCTTCCATTAATCCGCTTATTGATACAATTGCCCTTGAAGGGATTGAAAAAACCAAGTGGAAATTTGGTCCAATAAGAATGGGAGGAGTATACGGCTATTCTTTAGTAGCTATATTGTCCGGAATAGTATTGAAGAACAATTTAAGCTGGATGTTTTTAATATATGCCATAATTTTAATGTTAAATTTTGCCATGGTTTTTAAACTTCCTGTAGTTGAGGGACACCAGCATGGAGATAAAAAAGTATCACTCTGGGTGCTTTTAAAGAATAAGAGACTTGTGCTAATGCTTGCTTTTGGACTTATAATCCAGTCAACATTAGGCTTTTACTTCAGCTTTTTTTCAATTTATTTTGAAGAGTTGGGAGGAGACAGCGCTCTTCTGGGATGGGCAATGAGTGTATCGGCTTTAGCAGAAATACCTTTTTTAATGTTTGCAGATAAGATTGTTAATAAACTGGGTATTATAAAAACAATGACACTTGCTTCCATTGTAACTTCAGCAAGATGGGTGGTGTTTTTCTTCCTAAATTCTGCCATGCAGGCAGTTTTTGTTAACCTTTTGCATGGATTTACCTATATTGTGGTAATTTATTGTATGGCAATATATATCAATGAGAATGTACAAAAGGAGCTGAGGGCTTCAGGTCAGGCTCTTAACGGAGTTGTGACGGTAGGCATTTCAAGAATAATTGGAAGTGTGATAGGAGGCTATTTCAGCGATATTGTAGGTTTAAGGGAAATGTTCTTATATTGTTCAGTATTTGGATTTATTGCAACGCTGGTAATCAATTATTTGTTCCTCAGAATAAATAAAGTATCAAAAGCAAGCTTTGCTGCGGAATTTCAGTGTAGTACGGATATCATGGCATAAGGGAGAGGATTGGATGGAAAGCATAATTAAAAGAGTAATAGAAAGTGAATATAGAGCTCAGAGACTAATTGATGATGCCAAGGAAGAAAGCAAAAAAATGCTTATTAAAGCTGAAGAAGACATAAAAAAAATTGAGCAGGATATGTTGGAATCAGTAAAAAAAAGAATTAAGGAAATAAAGATTGAAAAGCAAAAACAAGCATCTGAGCAGGTGGAGAAAATACGTTCCGAAACTGAAAGAAAATGTGAAGCTATGCATTCGAAGTTCAACAAAAATAAAAATAAATGGGTGCAAGAAATTCTGCAGGAAATTATAAGTAGGTGAAAGTGTGGCTTTGGCACTGTTAAATTATATTTCGACTAATACAAAAGCAAGGGTATTATATGGCAGGCTGCTGTCTATGGAGGACTATAATAACCTGCTTGAGAAAAGAACTGTCCGCGAAGTGGCAGCTTATCTTAAAAAGCATACATATTGTAAAGAAATATTCGGCCAGGTAAACGAAAATAATATTCATAGGAGCGAACTGGAGGTATTACTTAAGGTTTCACTTTATGATGATTTTGCAAAACTGCTTAAGCATTTAAGAGGTAATGCTAAAAAATATCTGCAGGCGGCTTTTTTAAGGCATGAAATCGAAGACTTAAAAGTACTTCTCAGGAGAGTAAGTGTACAAAAATCGGGAAGTAATCCTGACTACCTTCTGAGCTTTCTGAATGATTTAAGTTCTCTTGACTATTATAAGCTTGCAGGCTCAAAAGATATTACAGAGTTTATATACAATTTAAGGGATACTCAGTATTATAGGGCTCTTCGCACTTTTGCAGATAATAAGGAACGCCAAAATCTTTTTGATATGGAAAAGGCCCTTGATCTCCATTATTATTCGAACATTATGGACCTGAAAAACAAATTGTTGGGCAGTTCTGATAACAAGGCTGTTACCAGAATATATGGCACAGAAATTGATATTATGAATCTGATGCTTATATACAGGTGTAAGAAGCTTTTCAATCTTCCAAAAGAACTGACCTTAAATCGTATAGTTCCTTATTGGTGCTATTTAAGCAGAAAAAAACTTGTAGAATTAGCTGAATGCAGGGATGTCCAGGAATTTAGAGAATCGGTTTCAAATACAAGGTACTCTTTTATTTTTAAGGTAGAGAAAGAGCAATTGTGGGAAATAAATGCAAAAACTTACTTATATAATTTTTACAGAAGAATATTGAAAAGAGGAAAATTTTCAATGGGATCGATAATAGCCTATATACATCTTAAAGAGTTTGATATTAGTAATATAATTACGATAATTGAAGGAGTAAGATATCAATTGCCCCCTGAAGAAATAAAAAGTTATTTGATTGGTATTAAAGGGCAATAAAAAGCGAGGTGATATTATTGTCAATATTAAAAATGAAATTTATAAGCATAGTGGGGAAAAGGGAGTTCTTTAACGACTTTGTTACAAAATATATTATTAACAGCGGAATACAATTGGAAAATGCCATGTTGTTTCTTGATGGAATCAAGGGATTGTCGCACTATGTAGATGAAGATTATTATAGCGATATATTGAAGCAAAGCACCAACCTTTTAGAACGTATGGGAATTAAAGCAGAAAGAAGCATTATAAAGGTTTCAGAAGCCTGTGAAGAGAGGTATAAGTCGCTGTCTTTGGAAGAAATCAGCCAGGAGCTTGCAGAGCTTGAGAATGAACTTAATGGTTACAGTGAAAAGATAGAAAAAATTAATGAGAAGCTGAAACAGTATACCCATATGAAAAAGCAGCTGGAGCTGTTGTCTAGTTATGATATAGATGTTGATCTGTATACTTTTTTTAATTTTAAATTTATAAAATTCCGGTTTGGTAGAATATCGAGAAAGCTATATCAGCAGTTGCAGCTATATCTTGAAGATCTCCAGGTAATTGCCTTACCAATATCACAGGATAAAGATTATGTGTGGATGATTTATTTTACTCCAGAAACATATAGTGAAAGAATTGATGGGATTTTTTCCTCTTTACATTTTGAAAGAATCTGGCTGCCGGGAGAGTTTAAAGGGACTCCGGCTGAGGCCTTGATTCAGTTACAAGAAAAAATTGAGGCTTACCAGAAAGAACTTGAAAGTACCAGGGAAAAGATAAAGAATTTTAATGATACAAATAAAGAAAAAGTCTTATGTATACATGATATGGCAGTAAAATTAAACCGTATAGTAGAAGTAAGGAAATATGCCGCATATACAAAAGAATCTTTTTATCTGACAGGTTGGATACCTGAAGATGAACTGGAGGTTCTTAAACCTGTTCTGGATAAATTGAAAGATATAACATTTATTGAGAGAGAACCGGAAGCAATTTCCGAATCCCAGCCGCCAACTCAACTGAAAAACAACAGGCTCATAAAACCTTTTGAAACCCTGGTGAAAATGTATGGGCTTCCGTCCTACAATGAAGTAGATCCTTCATTCTTTATAGCTGCAACATATTTTATAATGTTCGGCTTCATGTTTGGAGATGTGGGACAAGGACTTATACTCCTTGCAGCAGGCTTATTTGCATTAAAACGGGGGGTATCTTTGGGAGGAGTGGCTGCAGGAGTTGGTATTTCTTCTATAATTTTTGGATTTGTATATGGAAGTGTATTTGGTTTTGAGGATTGGCTTCCTGTAAGACTAATAAGTCCTATGGAAGACACCAATACAATGTTGGTTATAGGCGTGATCATTGGTGTACTCATGATGACAATTGCTATGGGGATTAATATTGTAAATGGCATTAGAAGGAAGAATTTTTCTAAAATCTTTCTTGATCGAAACGGTGTTGCAGGATTTTGCTTTTACTGGATTATATTATTGACTGTTTTGTATTATGTTTTAAAGCAAAAACTGCCCTTTTCCACAGGAATTTTGTTGATATTATTGATACTTCCAATTTTAGCCATGATTTTTAAAGAACCTTTAGAAGAATATATTCATAACAGAAAGATTTCTGTTGAAGGAAAAGGCATGTTTCTTGTGGAGGCATTCTTTGAAATGTTTGATACTGTATTGTCCTTTATGAGCAATACTATATCTTTTATAAGGTTAAGCGCTTTTGCGTTAAACCATATCGGACTGTTTATGGCTGTCAGGATACTTGCGGAAATGTCCAGGGGTTCAGGAAAGGTAGTTACCATTATAATAGGCAATATAATAATTATTGGACTGGAAGGATTGATTGTGGCCATCCAGGCTCTCAGGCTTGAATATTATGAATTATTCAGCAGATTTTTTACAGGTGGCGGGAGAATCTACGAGCCAATAAAGGATAAGACTTATTAAAAAGTATTTTCAGGAGGGACAGTATTATGGGTTTTATATTAACAACAACTATTTTTCTAGTATTATCTGTTATAGGAATGGGATTATATTGTATTAAAAAAGGTATTTCAGGCAAATCCGGAAAAAGAATACTGGGAATTAATATTTTGAGTGTCTTCGGGCTGCTGGTTATTACTACTGTTTTAGTTTTTTCAGGAACAGTATTTGCACAGGGAGAAGAAGCTGCAGCGGCCGGAGAGGTAAATGGGCTGGGACTTTTAGCGGCTGCTTTGTCAACCGGGCTTGCCACAATAGGCGCGGGAATTGCTGTTGCAGTTTCAGCTTCTGCAGCGCTGGGAGCAATAAGTGAAGATTCCAGCCTTCTTGGTAAAACCTTGATATTCGTCGGGCTGGCTGAAGGTATTGCTATTTATGGATTAATAGTATCAATTCTTATTTTGGGAAGGTTGTAAAATGAGATTATTTTTGATTAGTGACAATATTGATACCAAAATGGGAATGCGGTTAGCGGGAATAGAAGGTGTTGTGGTACACCAAAAGGAAGAAGTTATAGAAGCACTGGAAAAAGCCCTGCAGGAAAAAGACATTGGCATAATTATGATAACTGAAAAACTTGCAGGTCTTATACCTGAACGTATTAAGAATATGAAAATTGATACCAGTCTTCCATTAATCATCGAAATACCTGACAGACATGGCACCAGCAGGCCTCGGGACTCTATAACCAGGTATGTTAAAGAGTCTATTGGTTTAAAGATATGAGGTGATTTTTTTGAATACTTTTGAAAAAAAACTACGGCATTTCAATAAGGTTATCTTAAGAGATGCAAATAGCATAAGAGATGAAATACTAAAACGTACCAGCGAAGATATTGAGAAGCAAAAAGAACGCAGGCGAAATGAAATGCAGGCGTTGGCTGAAGAAACCCTAAAAAAAGAAATCAGCAAGGCAGAAAAGGAAAAAAACTATGCTATTTCAAAAGCTATTATTGAAAGCAGGCAAAAATTAATGAAAACCAGGGACGAAGTTATCGAACAGGTTTTTGAGCAGGTAATGGTGAAGCTTTATGATTTCATTCAGGGAGATGATTATTATACTTTTCTGGCTGGCTTGATCAGAGAATCCTGCACAATAGCAGGGCAAGGTGAATTATTAGTTTATATTACTTCACGGGACATGGAAAAATACAAAGACAGAATTGATGAATTATCAAAGTCAATGCCTTATACACCTGTATTTCATGAAGCAGAAGAAGATATTATCGGAGGATGCAGAGTAATAAACAAGACCTTGAATATTGTAGTGGATAATACAATAATAAGAAAGCTTAATGAATCACGGGAAAAATTTTTTGAATCCTCTGGTCTTATAATGAGTGAAGTAATATGATTCGAATTGGTTAAAGTGGGTGAATTGAAGTTGATTTTAAATAATAAAACCGGTAGCGGTACTATATGCAGAATTAACGGCCCTGTTGTTAAGGCTGCAAATGCTGCAGAGTTTAGAATGCATGAAACAGTTTTAGTAGGAGAGATGAAGCTGATAGGCGAAGTTATAGGCCTTGATGAGGACATAGCTACTATTCAGGTATATGAAGTAACTACAGGCCTTAAGACAGGGGAACCTGTTGTTCCCACAGGAAAGCCATTGTCTGTTACGCTTGCACCAGGGTTAATAGGAAATATTTTTGATGGAATAGGAAGGCCTTTAATTATCCTTGAAGAGAAATCAGGGAGTTTTATTGCCAGGGGAATAGATGTTGAACAGCTAAATACAGATATTAAATGGCCTGTTAGAATTCTTGTGAAACCTGGAGATAGAATTTTTGAAGGTATGATCATTGCTGAAGTAAATGAAACTTCTCTTATAAAACACAAGGTCCTTGCGCCTGTACATGTTGAAGGTACGGTGATGGAAACAGTCCCTGATGGTGAGTATACTATACAGGATGTTCTGATGAAAGTATCTTCTGCTTCAGGTAAGATACATGAAATAAAGATGGCTCAGGAGTGGCCTGTCAGGAAACCAAGGCCTTACAGGGACAGGCTCCCTATTGACGAGCCTCTGATAACCGGCCAGCGGGTAATCGATACATTTTTCCCCATAGGAAAGGGCGGAGCAGCAGCTATCCCGGGCAGCTTTGGAACCGGAAAGACCATGACCCAGCATCAGCTTGCGAAATGGTCCAATGCAGATATTATTGTCTATATCGGCTGCGGTGAAAGGGGAAACGAAATGACAGAAGTGTTGGAGGATTTTCCTAAACTAATAGATCCTAAATCAGGGAGACCTCTTATGGAAAGGACCATATTGATTGCCAATACTTCTAATATGCCTGTCGCTGCAAGGGAAGCTTCTATATATACCGGAATTACCATTGCTGAATATTACAGGGATATGGGATATGACGTGGCTGTAATGGCTGATTCTACTTCAAGATGGGCGGAAGCATTAAGGGAAATATCCGGAAGACTTGAAGAAATGCCTGCAGAGGAAGGATTCCCGGCTTACTTGTCTTCCAGATTGTCTGAATTTTATGAGCGTGCAGGAAAAACAGAGAATTTATGTGGATTTCCAGGTTCAGTTACCATAATTGGTGCTGTGTCGCCTCAAGGAGGAGATTTTTCTGAGCCGGTAACCCAGAATACCCGCCGGTATACAAGGTGTTTCTGGGCACTGGACAGGCAGCTTGCTTATTCAAGACATTATCCTGCCATTAACTGGTTGTCCAGCTATAGTGAATATACTGCTTCATTAAGTGAGTGGTACGAGAAAAATATAAACCCCCTTTTCGACAACCATAGGAAACAGATGATGGGGATTCTTCAAGAAGAAAGCAGGCTTATAGAGATAGTCAAGTTAATAGGAAGTGACATTTTGCCGGATGAACAAAAACTAATACTTGAAATTGGCAGGGTTATCAGGCTTGGTTTTCTACAACAGGTTGCATCTCATTCTGTGGATACATATGTTCCAATGGCAAAACAGTTTGCTATGATGGATGTTATTTTGTATTTGTACAACCAGGTAAATGATATAGTAAAAGAAGGAACTCCTGTTTCCATAATTAAGGGAACGGGAATTTTTGAAGAAATAATTAATATGAAATATACAATCGGTAATGAAGAACCTGATAAATTTAGTGATTTAAAAGAAAAGATACGCAGGGTGCTGCTGGAAATTAAGCAAATATAACTAAGCAAACTAAACGGACAAGGTAAGTTTGCTGCAAGGAGGTAAAATCGTGGCTGTTGAATTTTTGGGTTTGAAAAATATAAATGGTCCATTGCTTGTAATTGAGGGATTAAAGGGAGCTTCATATGAAGAATTGGTTGAAGTTGTAATTGATGGTAAGGATACCCGCCTTGGCAGGATTATGGATATATCTGATGACGTAGCTGTTATACAGGTTTTTGAAGGAACTTCTGAAATATCTTTAAAGAATACAAGCATTAGACTAAAAGGGCATCCTTTGGAAATTCCTTTATCCGGTGAGATTTTAGGAAGAACCTTTGATGGTTTGGGACGGCCTATTGATGGCCTGGGAAAAGTGTATCCAAAAGTACGCCGTGATGTTAATGGTACTCCTATGAATCCCGTATCCAGGAAATATCCCAAAGATTATATAGAAACAGGTATCTCTGCTATAGATGGACTTACTACTCTTATCAGGGGACAGAAATTGCCGGTTTTTTCAGGTAACGGCCTTCCTCATAATGAACTTGCAGTTCAGATTGTACGCCAGGCTAAGCTACCGAGAGAAAAAAACAGCGGTTTTGCTATAGTATTTGCTGCAATGGGAGTTAAACATGATGTTGCTGAATATTTCAGAAAATCCTTCGAACAAAGTGGAGTGCTTGAAAGGGTGGTAATGTTTTTAAACCTTGCCAGTGATCCTCCTGTAGAAAGAATAGTTACACCACGATGTGCCCTTACAGCAGCAGAATATCTGGCTTTTGAAATGGGAATGCACATACTGGTTATACTTACTGATATGACGGCATACTCTGAGGCTTTAAGAGAAATATCATCTACAAAAGGCGAAATACCCAGCAGAAAAGGGTTTCCCGGCTATATGTACAGTGATTTGGCTTCTATATATGAAAGAGCAGGAATGCTTAAGGATAGGGAAGGTTCTATTACTCAGATACCAATATTAACTCTTCCTAATGATGATATTACTCATCCTGTACCTGATCTTACAGGTTATATAACTGAAGGACAAATTGTTCTGGACAGAGGGCTATACCAGAGCGGCATTTATCCTCCGATTTCAGTACTTCCATCTCTTTCCAGACTGATGAAAAGCGGAATAGGGGAAGGATATACCAGAGAAGACCATGCTTCCTGTGCAACCCAGTTATTTGCCTCTTATGCGAGAGTCCATGAAGTAAGAGCTCTTGCATCGGTTATCGGGGAGGAAGAATTAAATAATACTGACAAGCTTTACATGGAATTTGGAAAACGTTTTGAAAGAGAATTTATTTCCCAGGGATTTGATGAAGACAGAACCATCGAGCAAACCCTTGATTTGGGGTGGAAACTCCTTGGAATTTTGCCGGAAAGTGAACTTGACAGGGTGGACAGGGGAATACTTGAAAAATACTACAAGCCAAAAGAGAGATAGGGGGCAGGGACAGAGGGACACTCCTTTACTTTTATGGAACATAAGTAAAGGAGTGTCCCTCTACCACAGCACCTCCTGCTCGAGAAAGGAGTGTCCCTATACCTTAGTACCTTAGAAAGGAGTTAAAATGGACGTTTCAACCTTTCCTACTAAATCTAATCTTATATGTGCAATTAGAAAACTTGAGCTTTCAAAGCAAGGTTATAGCTTGCTGGACAAGAAGAGGAACATCCTGATAAATGAAATGATGTCACTTATAGAAAAGGCGGAGGAAATACAATCCAGTATAGATAGTACCTTCAGTAATGCATATAGGGCTTTGCAAAGGGCAAATGTTTCACTTGGAGCCAGTACAGTCCAGCAAGTAGGTTATTCCATACCTGAAGAAACTAATGTAGAAATAAGACTGAGAAGTGTAATGGGAGTTGAAATACCAAAAGTAATAATTAAAGAACATAATGCTGCACCTGTCAGTTATAGTTTTTTCGGAACTAATTACTTTTTTGATGAAGCTTACGAAAATTTTAACCGTGTAAAAAAACTCACTATAGAGTTAGCAGAAATTGAAAATACTATTTGCAGGCTGGCAGATCATATAAAAAAGACTCAGAAAAGGGCAAATGCACTAAAAAGTATAATAATACCCAGATATCAGTCGCTGGTAAAATTCATACAAGATTCCATTGAAGAAAAGGAACGAGAGGAATTTACCAGACTTCATGTGATAAAAGAAAGAAATAGCAAGTAACATTTTTATACTTAAGCAATTTATCATTAATTTTACCACCCTGTAGATTTCTGTTTAATAAAATACTTGAAAATGCAACCATCCTCATATTTAAACCTGAGAGGGGCATATAATAAGATGTGGGGGAATACCACTCCCGTGCCGGGAATGTCCTCAACAATAATATTGATCATCAATAATATTGAGGAGCAGAAAGTTGAAAAGAAAACAATCCTTTTTTATGGGGGTAATTCTTCTTGCCTCGGCAGGTATTATCGTAAAGTTGCTGGGTTTCGTCTATAGAGTTGCACTTACCAACCTCCCAGGTTATGGAGATGAAGGCAATGGTATATATGGAGCCGGTTTTCAAGTATATCTTCTCCTTTACGCTTTTTGCTCTACAGGTTTTTCATCTGCCATTTCAAAGATGATTGCTGAGAGGATGGCAGTGGGCAATTGGAGAGCAGCCCATAAAGTATTCAAAGTTGGTTTCTGGCTTCTTTTCATGACAGGTTTGGTATGTTCTACCTTATTTTTTACTAGTGCAGAATATATTGCAAACCTTATTTCTAATCCCAGAGCCTTTTTCACTATGGCTGCACTTTCACCGACAATATTTTTTGTATCAGTCATGTCTGCACTTAAGGGATATTTCCAGGGAATGCAGAATATGGCTCCTCTGGCAGTGTCTCAGATTCTTGAGCAGATGGTAAAAACAGTAGTTGCCATTTTCCTGGCCTACCTGCTTATACCTCATGGGGCAGAAATAGCCGCGGCAGGTGCAACTGCAGGTACTACAATTGGGGCTGCAGCAGGAG
The window above is part of the Clostridiaceae bacterium genome. Proteins encoded here:
- a CDS encoding V-type ATP synthase subunit B, translated to MAVEFLGLKNINGPLLVIEGLKGASYEELVEVVIDGKDTRLGRIMDISDDVAVIQVFEGTSEISLKNTSIRLKGHPLEIPLSGEILGRTFDGLGRPIDGLGKVYPKVRRDVNGTPMNPVSRKYPKDYIETGISAIDGLTTLIRGQKLPVFSGNGLPHNELAVQIVRQAKLPREKNSGFAIVFAAMGVKHDVAEYFRKSFEQSGVLERVVMFLNLASDPPVERIVTPRCALTAAEYLAFEMGMHILVILTDMTAYSEALREISSTKGEIPSRKGFPGYMYSDLASIYERAGMLKDREGSITQIPILTLPNDDITHPVPDLTGYITEGQIVLDRGLYQSGIYPPISVLPSLSRLMKSGIGEGYTREDHASCATQLFASYARVHEVRALASVIGEEELNNTDKLYMEFGKRFEREFISQGFDEDRTIEQTLDLGWKLLGILPESELDRVDRGILEKYYKPKER
- a CDS encoding MFS transporter, with protein sequence MTKKIIKKSIEKNRYPYEFLLMYAIYFGGSAAFSPYIPLYLKEIGLTQVLIGILFAIGPLVAMLSQPVWGIVGDRSKSKNRVLLILLAGAAVSIIIFPVSTAVWYVFFAYIMFTFFNSSINPLIDTIALEGIEKTKWKFGPIRMGGVYGYSLVAILSGIVLKNNLSWMFLIYAIILMLNFAMVFKLPVVEGHQHGDKKVSLWVLLKNKRLVLMLAFGLIIQSTLGFYFSFFSIYFEELGGDSALLGWAMSVSALAEIPFLMFADKIVNKLGIIKTMTLASIVTSARWVVFFFLNSAMQAVFVNLLHGFTYIVVIYCMAIYINENVQKELRASGQALNGVVTVGISRIIGSVIGGYFSDIVGLREMFLYCSVFGFIATLVINYLFLRINKVSKASFAAEFQCSTDIMA
- a CDS encoding ATP synthase subunit F, with amino-acid sequence MRLFLISDNIDTKMGMRLAGIEGVVVHQKEEVIEALEKALQEKDIGIIMITEKLAGLIPERIKNMKIDTSLPLIIEIPDRHGTSRPRDSITRYVKESIGLKI
- a CDS encoding V-type ATP synthase subunit D; this encodes MDVSTFPTKSNLICAIRKLELSKQGYSLLDKKRNILINEMMSLIEKAEEIQSSIDSTFSNAYRALQRANVSLGASTVQQVGYSIPEETNVEIRLRSVMGVEIPKVIIKEHNAAPVSYSFFGTNYFFDEAYENFNRVKKLTIELAEIENTICRLADHIKKTQKRANALKSIIIPRYQSLVKFIQDSIEEKEREEFTRLHVIKERNSK
- a CDS encoding V-type ATP synthase subunit I — translated: MSILKMKFISIVGKREFFNDFVTKYIINSGIQLENAMLFLDGIKGLSHYVDEDYYSDILKQSTNLLERMGIKAERSIIKVSEACEERYKSLSLEEISQELAELENELNGYSEKIEKINEKLKQYTHMKKQLELLSSYDIDVDLYTFFNFKFIKFRFGRISRKLYQQLQLYLEDLQVIALPISQDKDYVWMIYFTPETYSERIDGIFSSLHFERIWLPGEFKGTPAEALIQLQEKIEAYQKELESTREKIKNFNDTNKEKVLCIHDMAVKLNRIVEVRKYAAYTKESFYLTGWIPEDELEVLKPVLDKLKDITFIEREPEAISESQPPTQLKNNRLIKPFETLVKMYGLPSYNEVDPSFFIAATYFIMFGFMFGDVGQGLILLAAGLFALKRGVSLGGVAAGVGISSIIFGFVYGSVFGFEDWLPVRLISPMEDTNTMLVIGVIIGVLMMTIAMGINIVNGIRRKNFSKIFLDRNGVAGFCFYWIILLTVLYYVLKQKLPFSTGILLILLILPILAMIFKEPLEEYIHNRKISVEGKGMFLVEAFFEMFDTVLSFMSNTISFIRLSAFALNHIGLFMAVRILAEMSRGSGKVVTIIIGNIIIIGLEGLIVAIQALRLEYYELFSRFFTGGGRIYEPIKDKTY
- a CDS encoding V-type ATPase subunit; the encoded protein is MALLNYISTNTKARVLYGRLLSMEDYNNLLEKRTVREVAAYLKKHTYCKEIFGQVNENNIHRSELEVLLKVSLYDDFAKLLKHLRGNAKKYLQAAFLRHEIEDLKVLLRRVSVQKSGSNPDYLLSFLNDLSSLDYYKLAGSKDITEFIYNLRDTQYYRALRTFADNKERQNLFDMEKALDLHYYSNIMDLKNKLLGSSDNKAVTRIYGTEIDIMNLMLIYRCKKLFNLPKELTLNRIVPYWCYLSRKKLVELAECRDVQEFRESVSNTRYSFIFKVEKEQLWEINAKTYLYNFYRRILKRGKFSMGSIIAYIHLKEFDISNIITIIEGVRYQLPPEEIKSYLIGIKGQ
- a CDS encoding V-type ATP synthase subunit A, coding for MCRINGPVVKAANAAEFRMHETVLVGEMKLIGEVIGLDEDIATIQVYEVTTGLKTGEPVVPTGKPLSVTLAPGLIGNIFDGIGRPLIILEEKSGSFIARGIDVEQLNTDIKWPVRILVKPGDRIFEGMIIAEVNETSLIKHKVLAPVHVEGTVMETVPDGEYTIQDVLMKVSSASGKIHEIKMAQEWPVRKPRPYRDRLPIDEPLITGQRVIDTFFPIGKGGAAAIPGSFGTGKTMTQHQLAKWSNADIIVYIGCGERGNEMTEVLEDFPKLIDPKSGRPLMERTILIANTSNMPVAAREASIYTGITIAEYYRDMGYDVAVMADSTSRWAEALREISGRLEEMPAEEGFPAYLSSRLSEFYERAGKTENLCGFPGSVTIIGAVSPQGGDFSEPVTQNTRRYTRCFWALDRQLAYSRHYPAINWLSSYSEYTASLSEWYEKNINPLFDNHRKQMMGILQEESRLIEIVKLIGSDILPDEQKLILEIGRVIRLGFLQQVASHSVDTYVPMAKQFAMMDVILYLYNQVNDIVKEGTPVSIIKGTGIFEEIINMKYTIGNEEPDKFSDLKEKIRRVLLEIKQI
- a CDS encoding ATPase, yielding MGFILTTTIFLVLSVIGMGLYCIKKGISGKSGKRILGINILSVFGLLVITTVLVFSGTVFAQGEEAAAAGEVNGLGLLAAALSTGLATIGAGIAVAVSASAALGAISEDSSLLGKTLIFVGLAEGIAIYGLIVSILILGRL